Proteins from a genomic interval of Ralstonia wenshanensis:
- a CDS encoding ABC transporter ATP-binding protein: protein MSTPLVELKQVSKRFGDRKVGAADRVLQRFGLAHPPAIVRAVDGVDLAIQPGEVVGLVGESGCGKSTLGRIAAGLMPPSAGEVRVDGKAVDTLSAEEARAARLKIQMIFQDPYASLNPRLRVEEIVGEAARVHGLTDRANFTDYVAAQMQRAGLDPALRDRYPHQFSGGQRQRIGIARALAVQPSMLVCDEAVAALDVSIQAQILNLFMDLREQLNLTYLFISHDLGVVEHLSDRVVIMYLGRVVESATAEEVFRRPNHPYTQTLLAEIPRLSARHKTFTAIQGEMPSPLHPPTGCHFHPRCPHAMPRCKTETPTLRGIAVNHVSACHLNDAI, encoded by the coding sequence ATGAGCACACCTCTCGTTGAACTCAAACAGGTCAGCAAACGCTTTGGCGATCGCAAGGTCGGCGCGGCCGATCGCGTTCTGCAGCGCTTTGGCCTGGCGCATCCGCCGGCGATTGTTCGTGCCGTTGATGGCGTCGACCTTGCGATCCAGCCCGGTGAAGTCGTGGGGCTCGTCGGCGAATCGGGCTGCGGCAAGTCCACGCTCGGCCGCATTGCTGCGGGCTTGATGCCGCCCTCGGCCGGCGAGGTGCGCGTGGACGGCAAGGCTGTCGACACGCTTTCCGCAGAGGAAGCCCGCGCGGCCCGCCTGAAGATCCAGATGATCTTCCAGGACCCGTACGCCAGCCTCAACCCGCGCCTGCGCGTGGAAGAGATTGTCGGCGAGGCGGCACGCGTGCATGGCCTGACCGACCGCGCCAACTTTACCGACTACGTCGCTGCGCAGATGCAGCGCGCGGGCCTGGACCCCGCCCTGCGCGACCGCTACCCGCATCAGTTCAGCGGCGGCCAGCGGCAGCGCATCGGCATCGCGCGCGCGCTGGCGGTGCAGCCGTCGATGCTCGTCTGCGACGAGGCGGTGGCAGCGCTGGACGTGTCGATCCAGGCGCAGATCCTGAACCTGTTCATGGACCTGCGCGAGCAGCTCAACCTGACCTACCTGTTCATCAGCCACGACCTTGGCGTGGTGGAGCACCTCTCGGACCGCGTGGTGATCATGTATCTCGGCCGCGTGGTGGAATCGGCGACGGCGGAGGAAGTCTTCCGCCGCCCGAACCATCCTTACACGCAGACATTGCTGGCGGAGATCCCGCGCCTGTCGGCCCGGCACAAGACGTTCACCGCCATTCAGGGTGAGATGCCGAGCCCGCTGCACCCGCCCACCGGCTGCCATTTCCACCCGCGCTGCCCGCACGCCATGCCCCGCTGCAAGACCGAGACACCGACGCTGCGCGGCATTGCGGTCAACCACGTCAGCGCCTGCCACTTGAACGACGCGATCTGA
- a CDS encoding ABC transporter ATP-binding protein: MTASTNATTLEVRNLRTHFFTREGVLPAVDDVSFSLARGRILGLVGESGSGKSVTGFSIMGLVDPPGRVVGGEILYQGRDLTKLPPRELRKLQGNRIAMVFQDPMMTLNPVLRIDAQMIEAVRAHSSMSHKQAWDHARDTLGLMGIPSPEERLRAYPHQLSGGMRQRVAIAIAMLHRPDLIIADEPTTALDVTIQAQILSEVQKLARMHGTALIWITHDLSVVAGLADEVAVMYAGRIVEHGPVDAVLDAPLHPYTMGLIDSLPSENRRGQRLRQIPGMTPNLLSLPAGCAFAARCPRTTDVCGAAPEITQPVPERLVRCFHPGAQHASSREVA, translated from the coding sequence ATGACGGCGTCCACCAACGCGACCACCCTCGAAGTCCGGAACCTGCGCACGCATTTCTTCACGCGCGAAGGCGTTTTGCCGGCCGTGGACGACGTGTCGTTCTCGCTCGCACGCGGGCGCATCCTCGGGCTGGTGGGCGAGTCGGGCTCAGGCAAGTCCGTCACCGGCTTCTCGATCATGGGCCTGGTGGACCCGCCCGGCCGCGTCGTCGGCGGCGAGATCCTCTACCAGGGCCGCGACCTCACCAAGCTGCCCCCGCGCGAATTGCGCAAGCTGCAGGGCAACCGCATCGCCATGGTCTTCCAGGACCCGATGATGACGCTCAACCCCGTGCTGCGCATCGATGCCCAGATGATCGAGGCCGTTCGCGCGCACAGCAGCATGAGCCACAAACAGGCGTGGGACCATGCGCGCGACACGCTCGGTCTGATGGGCATTCCGAGCCCCGAAGAACGGCTGCGCGCCTATCCGCATCAGCTTTCGGGCGGCATGCGCCAGCGCGTGGCGATTGCCATTGCGATGCTGCATCGGCCCGACCTGATCATCGCCGACGAACCGACCACGGCGCTGGACGTGACCATCCAGGCGCAGATCCTGTCGGAAGTGCAGAAGCTCGCGCGCATGCACGGCACGGCGCTGATCTGGATCACGCATGACCTGTCTGTCGTTGCCGGCCTGGCCGACGAAGTGGCCGTGATGTACGCCGGGCGCATCGTCGAACACGGGCCGGTGGATGCCGTGCTCGATGCCCCCCTGCATCCCTACACCATGGGCCTGATCGACAGCCTGCCCAGCGAGAACCGCCGCGGCCAGCGCCTGCGCCAGATTCCCGGCATGACACCGAACCTTCTGTCGCTGCCGGCGGGCTGCGCGTTTGCGGCACGCTGCCCGCGCACCACCGATGTCTGCGGCGCCGCTCCGGAAATCACCCAACCGGTACCTGAGCGCCTCGTGCGCTGTTTCCATCCGGGCGCGCAGCACGCGTCCTCGCGGGAGGTCGCATGA
- a CDS encoding ABC transporter permease — MMNTTSQSTTATTVSAPRRQSPWRRVASDFLASKAAIFGLVVVVVLILAALAAPWITPQNPYDLMQLDVLDSRLPPGSPSGTGTFTYWLGTDGQGRDLYSGILYGLRISLGVGIGSAAVAAVIGTLMGLIAAYAGGRVDSLIMRTVDLLLSFPSVLVAMMILAYLGKSITNVVLTLVLLEWAYYARTVRGQALVERRREYVEAARSLALPGWRIALRHILPNCLPPLIVVGTLQVARAITLEATLSFLGLGVPITEPSLGLLISNGYQYMLSGQYWISFYPGIALLLALVAINLVGDRLREVLNPRTQR, encoded by the coding sequence ATGATGAATACGACTTCGCAATCCACGACGGCGACGACGGTGTCAGCCCCGCGCAGGCAATCACCCTGGCGGCGCGTGGCGTCAGATTTCCTCGCCTCCAAGGCCGCCATCTTCGGGCTGGTGGTTGTGGTGGTGCTGATTCTGGCCGCGCTGGCCGCACCCTGGATCACGCCGCAGAATCCGTACGACCTGATGCAGCTCGACGTGCTCGACTCGCGACTGCCACCCGGGTCGCCTTCCGGCACGGGCACGTTCACGTATTGGCTCGGGACGGATGGCCAGGGGCGTGATCTGTATTCCGGCATCCTTTATGGCCTGCGCATCAGCCTGGGTGTGGGGATCGGTTCGGCAGCCGTGGCGGCGGTGATCGGTACGTTGATGGGGCTGATTGCGGCGTATGCCGGCGGCCGCGTCGATAGCCTCATCATGCGCACGGTCGACCTGCTGCTGTCGTTCCCATCCGTGCTGGTGGCGATGATGATCCTCGCCTATCTCGGCAAGAGCATCACGAATGTCGTGCTGACGCTGGTGCTGCTGGAGTGGGCGTATTACGCGCGGACTGTGCGTGGGCAAGCGCTGGTCGAGCGTCGCCGCGAATACGTAGAAGCCGCGCGTTCGCTCGCCCTGCCCGGCTGGCGCATCGCGCTCAGGCACATCCTGCCGAACTGCCTGCCGCCGCTGATCGTCGTGGGCACGCTGCAGGTGGCGCGCGCGATCACGCTGGAGGCAACGCTGTCGTTCCTGGGCCTGGGCGTGCCGATTACCGAGCCGTCTCTTGGTCTGCTGATTTCCAACGGATACCAATACATGCTCTCAGGCCAGTACTGGATCAGTTTCTATCCGGGCATCGCGCTGTTGCTGGCGCTGGTGGCCATCAACCTGGTGGGCGACCGCCTGCGTGAAGTGCTGAACCCGAGGACGCAACGATGA
- a CDS encoding peroxidase-related enzyme, with the protein MTEIIRAHGFTNESLEWKAWLDVVDLDRATPEQLAVLEESHPKAKTSDYYRFLVHQPEILRQRSAAFNAIMYAPGGLSRAERELASAVVSRVNGCVYCASVHAQRFEQLAKRNDVIKQVFEDAHIAGTNARERAIVLFSIDLTLRPGDVRGEDLQPLKAAGLTDAEILDLIHAVAIFAWANRLMLNLGEPVFPDAA; encoded by the coding sequence ATGACCGAGATCATCCGCGCCCACGGCTTCACCAACGAATCGCTTGAGTGGAAAGCGTGGCTCGATGTGGTCGACCTCGACCGCGCCACGCCCGAGCAGCTCGCCGTACTGGAAGAAAGCCACCCGAAGGCGAAAACGTCCGATTACTACCGTTTTCTCGTTCATCAGCCAGAGATCCTGCGTCAGCGCTCGGCGGCATTCAACGCGATCATGTATGCGCCGGGCGGCCTGTCGCGTGCGGAACGCGAACTCGCCAGCGCCGTGGTGTCGCGCGTCAACGGCTGCGTGTATTGCGCGTCTGTCCACGCGCAGCGCTTCGAGCAGCTTGCCAAGCGCAACGATGTGATCAAGCAGGTTTTTGAAGACGCGCACATCGCAGGCACGAATGCGCGTGAGCGTGCCATCGTGCTGTTCTCGATCGACCTGACACTGCGCCCGGGCGATGTGCGCGGCGAAGACCTGCAGCCGCTCAAGGCCGCTGGCCTGACGGACGCGGAGATCCTCGACCTGATACACGCCGTGGCCATCTTTGCGTGGGCGAATCGCCTGATGCTGAATCTGGGCGAACCCGTGTTTCCGGACGCGGCCTGA
- a CDS encoding ABC transporter permease yields the protein MTGWLIRRIGQALLVVLVMTVIVFIGLHAIGNPVDILIGQDVDQIDRARIIAELGLDKPLWEQYLAFLNGALHGNLGKSFVYNEPAIQLILQRLPATLELAFSALIIAVVIGVPLGLFAGLYPRHPVSRLLMTGSVVGFSLPTFWVGLMLIMAFSVSLGWLPASGRGETARLFGIEWSWLTVDGLRHLVLPAVNLSLFKLSLVLRLTSAGVREVLPQDFVKFARAKGLSPLRVVLAHVLRNTLIPLVTVLGLELGSTIAFAVVTESIFAWPGAGKLILDSINALDRPVIVSYLIVVVCLFVSLNLIVDILYRMLDPRVRAADNAEAA from the coding sequence ATGACAGGTTGGCTAATCCGCCGCATCGGCCAGGCGCTGCTGGTCGTGCTGGTGATGACGGTGATCGTCTTCATCGGTCTGCACGCCATCGGCAACCCGGTCGACATCCTGATCGGCCAGGACGTGGACCAGATCGACCGCGCGCGCATCATTGCCGAGCTGGGTCTGGACAAGCCGCTATGGGAGCAGTACCTCGCCTTCCTGAACGGCGCGCTGCACGGCAATCTCGGCAAGAGCTTCGTCTACAACGAGCCAGCCATCCAACTGATCCTGCAGCGCCTGCCGGCCACGCTGGAGCTGGCGTTTTCGGCGCTGATCATCGCGGTGGTGATCGGCGTGCCGCTGGGGCTGTTCGCCGGGTTGTATCCGCGCCATCCGGTGTCGCGCCTGCTCATGACGGGCAGTGTGGTGGGCTTTTCGCTGCCGACGTTCTGGGTGGGCCTGATGCTGATCATGGCGTTCAGCGTGAGCCTGGGCTGGCTGCCCGCCAGCGGGCGCGGCGAAACGGCACGCCTCTTCGGCATCGAATGGTCGTGGCTAACGGTGGATGGCCTGCGGCACCTTGTGCTGCCGGCGGTCAACCTGTCGCTGTTCAAGCTCTCGCTGGTGCTGCGGCTGACCTCTGCCGGCGTGCGCGAGGTACTGCCGCAGGACTTCGTGAAATTCGCGCGTGCCAAGGGCCTGTCGCCGCTGCGCGTGGTGCTGGCGCACGTGCTGCGCAATACGCTGATCCCGCTGGTGACGGTGCTCGGCCTGGAGCTGGGCTCGACCATCGCCTTTGCGGTGGTGACGGAGAGCATCTTCGCGTGGCCCGGCGCGGGCAAGCTGATTCTCGATAGCATCAACGCGCTGGACCGGCCAGTCATCGTGTCCTACCTCATCGTGGTGGTGTGCCTGTTCGTGTCGCTCAACCTGATCGTCGACATCCTGTATCGGATGCTGGACCCACGCGTGCGTGCGGCCGATAACGCGGAGGCTGCATGA
- a CDS encoding flavin-containing monooxygenase, whose translation MTVAPQDNALQVTGLAALEARLHQDLSWLELPAKNWTLPHTLEDQPVLDVAVIGGGMAGLAAAASLKHLGIGVVVFDRSPAGFEGPWATTARMETLRSPKQLTGPALGLPALTFRAWFEAQFGTDAWEVLDKIPRLQWMDYLRWYRRVLQLDVRNDHYVKTILPRVDGAVELLIDAPGQPTQRVFARRVVLATGRDGLGGPSVPDFAHRLPRRWWAHSSDEMDYGALAGKRVGVIGAGASAMDSAATTLEAGAASVDMLIRRPDLPRVNKGKGAGSPGLVHGHLHLPDAWKWRIRHYINVEQVPPPRGSTLRVSRHPNARFNLGCGILGVDEHDGVLHVATTKGVFQLDFLIFSTGFRTDWAARPEFSALAPHIRQWRDRYTPHPGEEDAELADSPDLGHAFEFREKTPGTLPGLSRVHCFCYPASVTHGSVSGDIPAISEGAKRLAQGIAGLLYQEDIDAHYAAIQAYAEPEIFGDEWTPAPPPGVEANATSGQEAAR comes from the coding sequence ATGACCGTTGCACCACAAGACAACGCGCTGCAAGTCACCGGGCTCGCCGCGCTGGAAGCCCGCTTGCACCAAGACCTCTCGTGGCTTGAACTCCCTGCGAAAAATTGGACGCTGCCACACACGTTAGAGGATCAACCTGTGCTGGATGTGGCCGTCATCGGTGGCGGCATGGCCGGACTGGCAGCGGCGGCATCGCTCAAGCATCTTGGCATCGGCGTGGTGGTGTTCGACCGCTCGCCTGCCGGCTTCGAAGGCCCGTGGGCGACGACGGCGCGCATGGAAACGCTGCGCTCGCCCAAGCAACTGACCGGCCCTGCGCTCGGCCTGCCGGCGTTGACGTTTCGCGCATGGTTTGAAGCGCAGTTCGGCACCGATGCGTGGGAGGTGCTCGACAAGATTCCGCGCCTGCAATGGATGGACTACCTGCGCTGGTACCGCCGCGTGCTGCAACTGGACGTGCGCAACGATCATTACGTGAAGACAATCCTCCCGCGCGTGGATGGCGCCGTTGAATTGCTGATCGACGCGCCGGGGCAACCGACGCAGCGTGTGTTTGCGCGCCGCGTGGTGCTGGCTACCGGCCGTGATGGGTTGGGCGGCCCATCCGTGCCCGACTTCGCGCACCGGCTGCCGCGCCGCTGGTGGGCCCATTCATCTGACGAGATGGACTACGGCGCGCTGGCCGGCAAGCGCGTGGGCGTGATCGGCGCTGGTGCATCCGCGATGGATTCGGCTGCCACGACGCTTGAGGCTGGCGCTGCCAGCGTCGACATGCTGATCCGCCGCCCCGACCTGCCCCGCGTGAACAAGGGCAAGGGCGCCGGAAGCCCAGGCCTCGTGCATGGCCACCTGCACTTGCCTGATGCATGGAAATGGCGCATCCGCCATTACATCAATGTCGAGCAGGTGCCCCCGCCGCGCGGCAGCACGCTGCGTGTGTCGCGGCATCCGAACGCGCGCTTCAACCTCGGTTGCGGCATCTTGGGCGTGGACGAGCACGACGGCGTGCTGCACGTGGCCACCACCAAGGGCGTATTCCAGTTGGACTTCCTGATCTTCTCCACAGGCTTTCGCACCGATTGGGCCGCTCGCCCGGAATTCAGCGCACTGGCGCCGCACATTCGCCAATGGCGCGACCGCTATACGCCGCACCCCGGCGAGGAAGACGCTGAACTCGCCGATTCGCCCGACCTCGGCCACGCGTTCGAATTTCGCGAGAAGACGCCCGGCACGCTGCCCGGCCTGTCGCGCGTGCATTGCTTCTGCTATCCGGCGTCGGTCACGCACGGCAGCGTCTCGGGCGACATCCCGGCCATCAGCGAAGGCGCGAAGCGGCTGGCGCAGGGCATTGCCGGGTTGCTGTACCAGGAAGACATCGACGCGCACTACGCCGCCATCCAGGCGTATGCCGAGCCGGAGATCTTCGGCGATGAATGGACCCCCGCCCCGCCACCCGGCGTGGAAGCAAATGCCACTTCCGGCCAGGAGGCAGCACGATGA
- a CDS encoding ABC transporter substrate-binding protein: MKRLLASSLAVAVLTAAGAVSAQTLNIAFADPLSSLDPQLNNHAGDRSVDVHFWDLLVENKWNKLQPGLALSWKTLDPKTWEIKLRPNVKWHDGQPFTADDVIFSYQRARSVPGSVATFAGYLRTVESVTAKDPLTLIIKTNIPNPDLPLNLASVHIVSKHVGEKSSTEDYNAGRAVVGTGPYKFVSYVPGDRVVMARNDNYWGGKQLWEKVNYRYINNAAARTANLLSGEVDVIDKVSVSDLARLRQSPNVKVFAYPGLRVMLLQPSFRKGPNDYITGNDGKPLPNNPLLDVRVRRALSLAIDRKAIVDRILQGAATVANQWMPSDTYGYNPDVKDIAYDPAQAKKLLADAGFPQGFNLVMHVPNDRYPQGPETAQAVAQFWTRIGVKARVEVVPWSVYSGRANKNEYAMSMLAWGNGTGEASYALVNVLATVDTKKGLGASNWGHYSNPAVDNALNASTEEFNVEKRAAILRHSVKLVSDDVGVMPLYHYQNVWAAKKGLKVTPMTSDRTAAQMVTKDGK; the protein is encoded by the coding sequence GTGAAACGCCTCCTCGCTTCATCGCTTGCCGTTGCCGTGCTGACTGCCGCTGGCGCTGTCAGCGCGCAGACGCTGAACATCGCCTTTGCCGATCCGCTGTCGTCGCTGGACCCTCAGTTGAACAACCACGCTGGCGACCGCTCCGTCGACGTGCACTTCTGGGATCTGCTGGTCGAGAACAAGTGGAACAAGCTGCAGCCGGGCCTGGCGCTGTCGTGGAAGACGCTGGACCCGAAGACCTGGGAAATCAAGCTCCGCCCGAACGTGAAATGGCACGACGGCCAGCCGTTTACGGCCGATGACGTCATCTTCTCGTACCAACGCGCGCGCAGCGTACCGGGCAGCGTGGCAACGTTCGCGGGCTATCTGCGCACGGTGGAGTCCGTCACGGCCAAAGACCCGCTCACGCTGATCATCAAGACGAACATCCCAAACCCGGACCTGCCGCTGAACCTCGCATCCGTGCACATCGTCAGCAAGCACGTGGGGGAAAAATCGTCGACTGAGGACTACAACGCCGGCCGCGCCGTGGTGGGCACGGGCCCGTACAAGTTCGTCTCGTATGTGCCTGGCGACCGCGTGGTGATGGCGCGCAACGACAACTACTGGGGCGGCAAACAACTCTGGGAGAAGGTCAACTACCGCTACATCAACAACGCTGCTGCGCGCACGGCCAACCTGCTCTCAGGCGAAGTGGATGTTATCGACAAGGTGTCGGTGTCTGACCTTGCCCGCCTACGCCAGTCGCCCAACGTGAAGGTGTTCGCCTATCCGGGCCTGCGCGTGATGCTGCTGCAACCGAGCTTCCGCAAGGGGCCGAACGATTACATCACCGGCAACGACGGCAAGCCGCTGCCGAACAATCCGCTGCTGGATGTGCGCGTGCGCCGCGCGCTGTCGCTCGCCATCGACCGCAAGGCCATCGTCGACCGCATCCTGCAAGGCGCCGCCACCGTCGCCAACCAGTGGATGCCGTCGGACACGTACGGCTACAACCCCGACGTGAAGGACATCGCCTACGACCCGGCGCAGGCCAAGAAGCTGCTGGCCGACGCGGGCTTTCCGCAGGGCTTCAACCTCGTGATGCACGTGCCGAACGACCGTTACCCGCAAGGCCCCGAAACAGCGCAGGCGGTGGCGCAGTTCTGGACCCGCATCGGCGTGAAGGCGCGCGTGGAAGTGGTGCCCTGGTCGGTCTACTCCGGCCGCGCCAACAAGAATGAATATGCGATGAGCATGCTGGCGTGGGGCAACGGCACGGGCGAGGCAAGCTACGCGCTGGTCAACGTGCTGGCCACGGTCGACACCAAGAAGGGACTGGGTGCCTCCAACTGGGGGCACTACAGCAACCCCGCCGTGGACAACGCGCTGAACGCCTCCACTGAAGAGTTCAACGTGGAAAAGCGCGCGGCCATCCTGCGCCACTCGGTCAAGCTGGTGTCGGATGACGTGGGCGTGATGCCGCTGTACCACTACCAGAACGTGTGGGCCGCCAAGAAAGGCCTGAAGGTAACGCCGATGACGAGCGATCGCACGGCCGCTCAAATGGTCACCAAGGACGGCAAGTAA
- a CDS encoding CMD domain protein, whose translation MGTLALSVTPADDLIDVSRSIVVTGLAPGAQVGIVAQTRRGNGVLWHSRAAFVADAQGTVDLTRDAPVSGDYTGVSAMGIIWSQRPEDGTAREVFPLPATEPLTTTLTATANGESVHASFVQRLAAPGVTRHDVRAPDNEEGLVGTLYLPDPYAHPGPRPAVLILNGSGGGTNEPRAALYASHGYAAFALAYFKAPGLSDYISNTPLEYFERALAWLRKRVAPLHDFVAVSGQSRGGELALLLGATFPEAVSAVIGYVPGAVVHSGQNAADPAVGREGPTWLYRGQPLPHLWEGNRTASWAPFDEGPAPHRHERAIRTALQDADAVARARIRIERARGPVLLLSATDDGSWPSSDYSRMVTDKLAEVRHPYPVQHFDYEGAGHAIVFPYVPTTQLVYAHPVSGRISTGGGEPRANARADAQSWAAVRRFLASAVAARGASVPDSRSLSSMDFTPAQDVVDQVADLGDGSPTHALRRAREKVATATQGSYEALFDAALPGLTLGERLLVALYTCHLTPAPELAEHYRARLANTPVDADVLQAVDQGNVDTLGDTRLRAILIFTRTLVERPIEGDRDALLRLPAAGLATADVVTLAQLIAFLSYQTRLVAGLRALREAAGTGSATASTETAA comes from the coding sequence ATGGGAACGCTCGCGCTCAGCGTCACGCCGGCGGATGACCTGATCGACGTATCGCGCAGCATCGTCGTGACTGGGCTTGCGCCCGGCGCCCAGGTCGGCATCGTCGCGCAAACGCGTCGCGGCAACGGCGTGCTGTGGCACAGCCGCGCCGCGTTCGTCGCCGACGCGCAAGGCACCGTGGACCTCACGCGCGACGCTCCCGTCTCGGGCGACTACACCGGCGTCAGCGCGATGGGCATCATCTGGAGCCAGCGCCCGGAGGACGGAACAGCGCGCGAGGTATTTCCGCTACCCGCGACAGAGCCGCTGACGACCACGCTCACGGCGACTGCCAATGGCGAGTCCGTCCATGCGAGCTTCGTCCAACGGCTGGCCGCCCCGGGTGTGACGCGCCACGATGTGCGCGCGCCGGACAACGAAGAGGGCCTGGTCGGCACGCTGTACCTGCCCGACCCGTACGCGCACCCGGGCCCGCGCCCGGCCGTGCTCATCCTCAACGGGTCGGGCGGCGGCACCAACGAACCGCGCGCGGCGCTGTATGCCTCGCACGGTTATGCGGCCTTTGCGCTGGCGTACTTCAAGGCGCCGGGGCTGTCGGACTACATCTCGAATACGCCGCTGGAATATTTCGAGCGCGCGCTCGCCTGGCTGCGCAAACGCGTGGCGCCGCTGCACGACTTCGTTGCCGTGAGCGGCCAGTCGCGCGGGGGTGAACTCGCATTGCTGCTGGGAGCGACGTTCCCAGAAGCTGTGTCTGCGGTCATCGGCTACGTGCCGGGCGCCGTCGTGCACAGCGGGCAGAACGCCGCGGACCCTGCTGTCGGCCGCGAAGGCCCGACGTGGCTGTATCGCGGTCAGCCGCTGCCGCATCTGTGGGAGGGCAACCGCACCGCGAGCTGGGCACCGTTTGACGAAGGCCCCGCGCCGCATCGGCATGAACGCGCTATCCGCACCGCGCTGCAGGATGCCGACGCCGTGGCGCGCGCGCGTATCCGCATCGAACGCGCACGCGGGCCGGTGCTGCTGCTCTCGGCCACGGATGACGGCTCCTGGCCCTCAAGCGACTACTCGCGCATGGTCACTGACAAGCTGGCCGAGGTACGCCACCCCTACCCCGTCCAACACTTCGACTACGAAGGCGCGGGTCACGCCATCGTGTTCCCGTACGTGCCGACCACGCAGCTCGTCTATGCGCATCCGGTGTCGGGCCGCATCAGCACCGGCGGCGGCGAGCCCCGCGCCAACGCCCGCGCGGACGCCCAATCGTGGGCAGCGGTGCGACGCTTCCTCGCCAGCGCGGTGGCCGCGCGCGGCGCCTCCGTACCCGATTCCCGGAGCCTTTCATCCATGGATTTCACGCCCGCACAAGACGTGGTCGACCAAGTTGCCGACCTGGGCGACGGCAGCCCCACGCATGCACTGCGCCGCGCCCGCGAAAAGGTCGCAACAGCCACACAGGGCAGCTATGAAGCGCTGTTCGACGCAGCCCTGCCCGGTCTCACGCTGGGCGAACGCTTGCTCGTGGCGCTGTACACCTGCCACCTGACGCCCGCGCCGGAATTGGCTGAGCACTACCGCGCACGCCTCGCGAACACGCCGGTCGATGCAGATGTCTTGCAAGCCGTCGACCAAGGCAATGTCGACACGCTGGGCGACACACGCCTGCGCGCCATCCTCATCTTCACGCGCACGCTCGTCGAGCGCCCCATCGAAGGCGACCGCGATGCGCTGTTGCGCTTGCCCGCAGCGGGCCTCGCCACGGCCGACGTCGTGACGCTCGCGCAGCTCATCGCCTTTCTGTCGTATCAGACGCGGCTGGTCGCCGGCTTGCGCGCGCTCCGCGAAGCCGCCGGCACCGGTAGCGCCACTGCCTCCACGGAGACCGCAGCATGA